Proteins from a single region of Apium graveolens cultivar Ventura chromosome 7, ASM990537v1, whole genome shotgun sequence:
- the LOC141670840 gene encoding uncharacterized protein LOC141670840 isoform X3, which produces MATATSSAVLVTTISTWSDGFTITITFTGLLTISWCLLYICLVLTHVSLWFLKKWRRVSTCIRNNDTEYHTELDTESEPEEEHKKQLVPCQLYILSFVLPPLLSLLLECAKKIDQSVLSISLGALVHLIEVGGHQFSETDWDTLLKSIRSSITLKKIS; this is translated from the exons ATGGCCACCGCCACCAGCTCTGCTGTTTTAGTAACCACCATCTCCACCTGGTCCGATGGGTTCACCATCACAATCACCTTCACCGGTCTGCTAACAATCTCTTGGTGTCTCCTTTACAT TTGTCTTGTCTTGACCCATGTTTCTCTTTGGTTCCTGAAAAAATGGAGACGTGTTTCCACTTGCATTCGTAACAATGATACCGAGTATCATACTGAGTTAGACACCGAGTCTGAGCCTGAGGAGGAACACAAGAAACAACTAGTACCTTGCCAACTCTATATTT TGTCATTTGTGCTGCCTCCATTACTTAGTTTGCTGTTAGAATGTGCCAAAAAGATAGATCAGTCAGTGCTGTCAATTTCTTTGGGGGCATTGGTCCATCTCATAGAAGTTGGAGGACACCAATTCAGTGAAACTGATTGGGATACGTTGTTGAAGAGCATAAG GTCTTCCATTACCCTCAAGAAGATCTCATAA
- the LOC141673925 gene encoding uncharacterized protein LOC141673925: MACPPLSNRKEILTACVVTYKHIMVMLMETIVELVHLIAVLNIKIPMPITYVFDNCAQERLLARHLNLRPIIQDSDVACLDNLRMDRACFYKLCEMLRDVGGLHGSKNSSLEEVVTIFLYVLSHDTKNRRVQLHFKRSGETVSRYFNSVLRAIIRCNHLLLKKPQPVTEDCQDERWMWFQVNKILITHNCLGALDGTHIKVRVGDKDKARFRNRKGELTTNVLAACSCDMQFTYILPGWEGSTHDNRVLRDSLSRKNCLKVPQGYYYLCDAGYMNCDEFLTPYRAQRYHLNVWKDGAQPTSAEEYFNMRHSQARNVIERCFGLLKMRWGILRNITWYSRKTVGRIILACALMHNFIRTYMNSDPLEHLLRDNMEDLDENFIGHMESSNAWSTFRNNLAHEMYNAHLRQL; the protein is encoded by the exons ATGGCGTGCCCACCTTTGAGTAATCGTAAAGAAATTCTGACTGCGTGTGTTGTGACTTATAAACATATTATGGTTATGCTCATGGAAACTATAGTTGAGTTGGTTCATTTAATTGCtgttttaaatattaaaattccCATGCCAATAACATATGTGTTTGATAATTGCGCTCAAGAGAGATTGTTGGCTAGACATTTAAATCTTAGACCAATAATTCAAGATAGCGATGTAGCTTGCTTAGATAATTTAAGAATGGATAGAGCATGTTTCTATAAGTTATGTGAGATGCTTAGAGATGTTGGAGGGCTGCATGGGAGTAAGAATTCAAGTTTAGAGGAAGTGGTTACAATATTTTTGTATGTACTTTCTCATGATACAAAAAATCGAAGGGTTCAGTTGCATTTTAAAAGAAGTGGTGAGACGGTATCCAGATATTTCAATTCTGTACTACGAGCTATTATTAGATGTAATCATCTTTTACTAAAAAAGCCCCAACCGGTGACAGAAGATTGCCAAGATGAGAGATGGATGTGGTTTCAGGTAAATAAAATATTAAT TACACATAATTGCTTAGGTGCATTGGATGGAACTCATATAAAAGTTCGGGTTGGCGATAAAGACAAAGCTAGATTCAGGAACAGAAAAGGAGAACTCACCACTAATGTCTTAGCAGCGTGCTCCTGTGACATGCAATTTACCTATATTTTACCTGGTTGGGAGGGTTCAACACATGATAATAGAGTACTCCGTGATTCACTATCTAGAAAGAATTGTTTAAAAGTTCCCCAAG GATATTACTACTTATGTGATGCTGGATATATGAACTGTGATGAATTTTTGACCCCGTATAGAGCCCAAAGATATCATTTGAATGTGTGGAAGGATGGTGCTCAACCAACATCGGCAGAAGAATATTTTAACATGAGGCATTCTCAAGCCAGAAATGTAATTGAAAGATGTTTTGGTTTGCTTAAAATGCGGTGGGGGATTTTAAGAAACATTACTTGGTACTCTAGGAAGACTGTGGGTAGAATTATTTTGGCATGCGCGCTGATGCATAATTTTATTCGAACATACATGAATTCAGACCCTTTGGAGCATTTGCTTAGAGATAACATGGAAGATTTGGATGAAAACTTTATTGGACATATGGAGAGTAGCAATGCATGGTCTACTTTTAGAAATAATTTAGCACATGAAATGTATAACGCACATCTCCGGCAATTATAG
- the LOC141670840 gene encoding uncharacterized protein LOC141670840 isoform X4 has protein sequence MATATSSAVLVTTISTWSDGFTITITFTGLLTISWCLLYICLVLTHVSLWFLKKWRRVSTCIRNNDTEYHTELDTESEPEEEHKKQLVPCQLYILSFVLPPLLSLLLECAKKIDQSVLSISLGALVHLIEVGGHQFSETDWDTLLKSIST, from the exons ATGGCCACCGCCACCAGCTCTGCTGTTTTAGTAACCACCATCTCCACCTGGTCCGATGGGTTCACCATCACAATCACCTTCACCGGTCTGCTAACAATCTCTTGGTGTCTCCTTTACAT TTGTCTTGTCTTGACCCATGTTTCTCTTTGGTTCCTGAAAAAATGGAGACGTGTTTCCACTTGCATTCGTAACAATGATACCGAGTATCATACTGAGTTAGACACCGAGTCTGAGCCTGAGGAGGAACACAAGAAACAACTAGTACCTTGCCAACTCTATATTT TGTCATTTGTGCTGCCTCCATTACTTAGTTTGCTGTTAGAATGTGCCAAAAAGATAGATCAGTCAGTGCTGTCAATTTCTTTGGGGGCATTGGTCCATCTCATAGAAGTTGGAGGACACCAATTCAGTGAAACTGATTGGGATACGTTGTTGAAGAGCATAAG